Genomic segment of Rhodococcus sp. W8901:
AGCCAGCGCAAGTCCGTCGCGGTGATCTACGGGTCGACGGCGATGGCGTTGACCCTGCCCGCGGGGCAGGTCTTCTCGACGGCGTTCACGTACAAGGAGACCCGACGCTGGGGTGCCAGTCCGCTGGTCGCGTCGTGGCAGCTCGCGATCTCCGGCGTGATCGCGGCCGCGGGTCTCGCACTGATCGGTGTGTCGGGTGCGCTGCTGGTCGGCGGGTCGGTGAGCCCGTTCACGCTGTTGTTCTCGGTGGCCGGGCTGATCGCGCTGCTGTACGCGGGCCGGTACGTCTCGGCGCATCCCGATTCGATCGGGGCCGCCGCGCGATGGGTGCTGATCCGGGTGAACCGGCTACGCGGCAAGCCCGCCGACACCGGCATGGACGCGGTCCGCACCACGATCGAGCAGCTCGACTCGGTCCAGCTGGGCAAACGTGACGCGGCGCTGACACTGGGCTGGTCGGCGGTCCACCGGGTCGCGGACGTGGTGTGTCTGGGTGCGGCATGCTTCGCGATCGGCGCTGATCCGTTGCTCGCGGGACTGCTGATCGCCTTCGCGGCGGGCAAGGCGGTCGCGACGATTCCGGGCGCGCCGGGCGGCCTGGTCTACGTGGACGCGACGCTGATCGCCGCCCTCACCACCGCGGCGAGCATCAGCGCGTCGCAGGCGGTGGCGGCCGCGTTCGTCTACCGCGGCGTGAGCTTCATCCTCGTCGCGATCGTCGGCTGGATCGTCTTCCTGTTCCTCTTCCGCGATCGGCAGCACGAGGATCCGGGGTTCGACGTCGAACTCGAACAGCGCGACCCGACGGCGTTGCCGGAGCGGCGGGACGTGTCGGATCCGACGTCGTCGATTCGCGATCCGCACATCGAGATGCCACGGCCACCCACAGAAGTAACCGAGTGACCTCGGCCGTCAACCGAGGTCGGCTGCCATCGCCTCGAGGTGCGCGCGGCTGACCCGGACGGCCTGCTCGACGTCGCCGGCGGCGATGGCCTCGACGAGCGCGAGATGCTCGTCGGCGTTCGGTTCGGCGTGCCGATCGCGCAGCCCGAGCAGCGCGATCATGTCGACGAGCGCCTCCGCCAGTCTCGGCGTGAACGTCTCGAACAGCTCCGTCAGCACCGGGTTGTGCGCGGCCAGGACGACCGCGCGGTGGACCTCGATGTCGGCGTCGACGAACTCCCGGTCGGGTGCGTCGGCGGCGGCCGCGCGCAGGTCGAGGGCCCGGCGCATCGCGGCGATGTCGGCGGCGGTGGCGCGGGAGGCCGCGAGCCGGGCGGCCTCCACCTCGATCGCGGTGCGCACCTCGACGACGGCGGCGATCGCCTCGGTCCGCACCACCGCCTCCCAGCCGTCGGCCTCGGGTTCGAGCCGTTCGACGAACACACCGGATCCCTGCTTCGGCCGCAGCATCCCCTGCCCGGCGAGCATCCGCAGCGCCTCGCGGATCGTGGACCGTCCGATGCCGAGTTCGCCGGCAAGGGTGGTCTCGCCGGGAAGTTTCGAACCGATCGCCCACTCCCCCGCCTGCAGCCGGCGTCGTAACTGTTCGGCGGCCTGATCGGCCAGCAGGCTGCGGGTCAGTGGGGCGGTCACCCAAACTCCTCAGGTTGTCAGACAAGTTGTTTTGCTCTAGCTTAGCCTGCATGGCTTATCGCGGACTGCTCCTCGGCTGCCGCGGCGGGGTCTGACCGGACCGGCACCCCGCCGCGGGGTTCCGTCGTGCCGGTCGACCCTTCCGACCCGCACAGGAGTCACGCCATGAACTGGAATCGCCAGCGCCCGTCGTCCATGCCCAGCCACCGCTACCGCCCGTACTCCGAACGGGTTCCGGTGCCGCTGACCGAACGCCACTGGCCCACCGCCCGCACCACCGTCGCACCGCTGTGGGTGCCGGTCGATCTGCGCGACGGCAACCAGGCCCTCGCCGAACCGATGGACCCGGCCCGCAAGCGGCGCTTCTTCGACCTGATGGTCGCCATGGGCTACAAGGAGATCGAGGTCGGCTACCCGTCGGCCAGCCAGACGGACTTCGACTTCGTCCGCGACCTGGCCGAGCAGTCCCTGGTGCCCGACGACGTCACGATCGTCGTGTTCACCGCGGCGCGAACGGATCTCATCGAGCGCACCTTCGAGTCGGTGCGCGGACTGCCGAACGTGGTGCTGCACATGTACACCGCGACGGCGCCGACGTGGCGCGACGTGGTCCTGGGCCACGACCGGGAGGCGCTGCACCGCTTGATCTTCGACGCCGCGCAGGACGTGGCCCGCTGCGGCGAGCGGCAGCCCGGGGTGCGGTTCGAGTTCTCGCCCGAGGTGTTCAACCTGACCGAACCCGATTACGTACTGGAGGTGTGCGACAGCCTGACCGAACTGTGGGACGCCTCCCCCGACCGCCCGGTGATCCACAACCTCCCTGCGACGGTGGAGATCTCGACGCCCAACGTGTACGCCGACCAGATCGAGTACATGCACCGGAACCTGACGCGGCGTGACTCGGTGATCCTGTCGGTACACCCACACAACGACCGCGGCACCGGGGTGGCGTGCGCCGAACTGGCGGTACTGGCCGGCGCACAGCGCGTGGAGGGTTGCCTGTTCGGCAATGGCGAGCGCACCGGCAACGTCGACCTGGTGACGCTTGCCCTCAACCTGCACGCGCAGGGCGTCGACCCGATGATCGACTTCTCGGACATCGATGCCGTCAAGCGAACCGTGGAGCACTGCAACCGAATCGACGTGCACGAGAGGCACCCGTACGGCGGCGATCTGGTGTACACCGCGTTCTCGGGCACCCACCAGGACGCGATCAAGAAGGGATTCGCGCACCACTACGCGTCGGCCGAGGCGGCGGGAATCGATCCGAGCACGGCGCCGTGGGATGTGCCGTATCTGCCGATCGACCCACGCGACGTGGGTCGCGACTACGAGGCGGTGATCCGCGTGAACAGCCAGTCGGGCAAGGGCGGGATCGCGTATCTGCTGCAGACCGGGTACGGCATCGACCTGCCGCGGCCACTGCAGATCGACTTCGCGAAACGCGTCCAGCGGGCCACCGACGACAGCGGCGCGGAGATCACCGCCGAGCAGTTGTGGGAGTTGCTGCACGCCGAGTACGGCTTCGACGGCCGACTGGGCCAGTGGTCGATCGAGCATCGAGAGGGCGGCGATCACCTGCGGGTGCGGGCCGAGTTCGACGACTCGACGGTGGCCGGCGAGGCCTCGGGCACCGGGCCGGTCGAGGCGCTCACCCGGATCCTGGCCGAGCACGGCCATACCGTGGAGGTGCTCTCATTCGGGCAGCAGTCGGTGGGCTCGGGCAGCGACAGCCGCGCGGTCACCTACGCCCAGTGCGGCAACGGTGACGGGACCGCGCACTGGGGTGTCGGCTTCGACCAGTCGGTGACGGCGTCCACACTGCAGGCCGTT
This window contains:
- a CDS encoding lysylphosphatidylglycerol synthase transmembrane domain-containing protein, which encodes MAQPEPDPRGGDTSRPRGRFWWLKWVAGVLLLALLIGEGIYLWPRLHESWQALSEIHWGWLALCVVAQAVSLSGYGRVQKQLLRAGGVAVSQRKSVAVIYGSTAMALTLPAGQVFSTAFTYKETRRWGASPLVASWQLAISGVIAAAGLALIGVSGALLVGGSVSPFTLLFSVAGLIALLYAGRYVSAHPDSIGAAARWVLIRVNRLRGKPADTGMDAVRTTIEQLDSVQLGKRDAALTLGWSAVHRVADVVCLGAACFAIGADPLLAGLLIAFAAGKAVATIPGAPGGLVYVDATLIAALTTAASISASQAVAAAFVYRGVSFILVAIVGWIVFLFLFRDRQHEDPGFDVELEQRDPTALPERRDVSDPTSSIRDPHIEMPRPPTEVTE
- a CDS encoding FadR/GntR family transcriptional regulator, coding for MTAPLTRSLLADQAAEQLRRRLQAGEWAIGSKLPGETTLAGELGIGRSTIREALRMLAGQGMLRPKQGSGVFVERLEPEADGWEAVVRTEAIAAVVEVRTAIEVEAARLAASRATAADIAAMRRALDLRAAAADAPDREFVDADIEVHRAVVLAAHNPVLTELFETFTPRLAEALVDMIALLGLRDRHAEPNADEHLALVEAIAAGDVEQAVRVSRAHLEAMAADLG
- a CDS encoding 2-isopropylmalate synthase; this translates as MNWNRQRPSSMPSHRYRPYSERVPVPLTERHWPTARTTVAPLWVPVDLRDGNQALAEPMDPARKRRFFDLMVAMGYKEIEVGYPSASQTDFDFVRDLAEQSLVPDDVTIVVFTAARTDLIERTFESVRGLPNVVLHMYTATAPTWRDVVLGHDREALHRLIFDAAQDVARCGERQPGVRFEFSPEVFNLTEPDYVLEVCDSLTELWDASPDRPVIHNLPATVEISTPNVYADQIEYMHRNLTRRDSVILSVHPHNDRGTGVACAELAVLAGAQRVEGCLFGNGERTGNVDLVTLALNLHAQGVDPMIDFSDIDAVKRTVEHCNRIDVHERHPYGGDLVYTAFSGTHQDAIKKGFAHHYASAEAAGIDPSTAPWDVPYLPIDPRDVGRDYEAVIRVNSQSGKGGIAYLLQTGYGIDLPRPLQIDFAKRVQRATDDSGAEITAEQLWELLHAEYGFDGRLGQWSIEHREGGDHLRVRAEFDDSTVAGEASGTGPVEALTRILAEHGHTVEVLSFGQQSVGSGSDSRAVTYAQCGNGDGTAHWGVGFDQSVTASTLQAVLAASTRTPSPDSRT